A genomic region of Roseateles amylovorans contains the following coding sequences:
- a CDS encoding cysteine hydrolase family protein codes for MTSARPSGHGRTSTGRTSEDRAARRSAVTRTPEDALPGSRRVLLLVDFINPLQFHGAEDLAQDALEAARAAAAFKKRFCADGSRAIYVNDNFGQWRSDFRTLLRECRRQGGAAAQLARRLAPAQQDLMVLKPRHSGFHATPLELLLKTLGARELVVTGLATDYCVMCTAMDAYVRGYKVWVPEDCTAAESPRRKHEALSWMQEALKARVSPAHP; via the coding sequence ATGACCTCCGCTCGCCCCTCCGGTCACGGCCGCACATCGACGGGACGCACGTCCGAAGACAGAGCCGCTCGCCGCAGCGCGGTGACGCGTACGCCGGAGGACGCCTTGCCCGGTTCACGCCGTGTGCTGTTGCTCGTGGACTTCATCAATCCGCTGCAGTTTCACGGCGCCGAGGACCTCGCGCAGGACGCGCTCGAAGCCGCCCGAGCTGCGGCGGCTTTCAAAAAGCGGTTCTGCGCCGACGGATCACGCGCCATCTATGTCAACGACAACTTTGGACAGTGGCGATCGGACTTCCGCACGCTGCTGCGTGAATGCCGGCGCCAGGGCGGCGCGGCCGCGCAACTCGCCAGACGGCTCGCGCCTGCCCAGCAGGATCTGATGGTGCTCAAGCCGCGGCACTCGGGTTTTCACGCCACGCCGCTGGAACTGCTGCTGAAGACCTTGGGCGCTCGCGAACTCGTCGTGACCGGATTGGCCACCGACTACTGTGTGATGTGCACCGCCATGGATGCCTATGTGCGGGGCTACAAGGTCTGGGTGCCCGAGGACTGCACCGCCGCCGAATCGCCACGGCGCAAGCACGAAGCGCTGAGCTGGATGCAGGAGGCGCTCAAGGCCCGGGTGAGCCCGGCGCATCCCTGA
- the pepA gene encoding flocculation-associated PEP-CTERM protein PepA: MTLPMLSRQSTGVQRTLLALALAAASASASALPAFTWDPTAAGLNGAAFTADNLLISNYSTVTFGASDTFTETGYLTVSAAQLGGGAVLPTGLNSTYGLYIQFTGTGTLTTNGAPGTTATLGKLDTLSYTLYGYNGSASFGVTGKTPTETATGEIALASGTLKFGNVATVPSGDGTTFNPSANASLTANWLAPGFFADPSVPYTVALTSFSNTTSQVTPFADGTGFSISQGGGSINFATPVPEPASYAMLLCGLAAIGFVARRRNRGEK; encoded by the coding sequence ATGACTCTGCCTATGCTCTCGCGCCAATCGACTGGCGTGCAACGAACTCTGCTGGCCTTGGCCCTCGCGGCCGCCAGCGCCAGCGCTTCGGCGCTGCCCGCGTTCACCTGGGATCCCACCGCCGCCGGCCTGAACGGCGCGGCCTTCACTGCGGACAACCTGCTGATCTCGAACTATTCGACGGTCACCTTCGGCGCCAGCGACACCTTCACCGAAACCGGCTACCTGACCGTCAGCGCGGCCCAGCTCGGCGGCGGCGCCGTGCTGCCCACTGGCCTGAACAGCACCTACGGCCTGTACATCCAGTTCACCGGTACCGGTACGCTGACCACCAACGGCGCCCCTGGCACCACCGCCACGCTGGGCAAGCTGGACACGCTGAGCTACACCCTGTACGGCTACAACGGTTCCGCCTCCTTCGGCGTGACCGGCAAGACGCCGACTGAAACCGCCACCGGCGAAATCGCCCTGGCCTCTGGCACGCTGAAGTTCGGCAATGTGGCGACCGTGCCTTCCGGCGACGGCACCACCTTCAATCCGTCAGCCAATGCCAGCCTGACCGCCAACTGGCTGGCTCCGGGCTTCTTCGCCGATCCGTCGGTGCCGTACACCGTGGCGCTGACCTCGTTCTCCAACACGACCTCGCAAGTCACGCCGTTCGCTGACGGCACTGGCTTCTCGATCAGTCAAGGTGGTGGTTCGATCAACTTCGCGACGCCGGTGCCGGAACCGGCCAGCTACGCGATGCTGCTGTGCGGTCTGGCCGCCATCGGCTTCGTGGCCCGCCGTCGCAACCGCGGCGAGAAGTGA
- a CDS encoding Crp/Fnr family transcriptional regulator yields the protein MALSLASTAPAASMRGNLLLSQWPPEDLSRWMNQLEAVELLKGRVLFEAGSPSAHVYFPTTSIVSLIYTTHSGTSSQVAMVGPEGAVGLAVLMGGESPACRAVVQRSGLAWRMRSQTLRDEFQRGGAPAQWLLRYLQSLITQIAQAAVCNRHHSLERQLCRWLLMCLDRQHGHSELSVTQEWIANMLGVRREGVTESAQRLQAAGLIRYTRGHIAALDRPGLEARACECYALLKQDFQRLLPHPETDDTDATTSAYAPFAVQA from the coding sequence ATGGCGCTTTCACTTGCCTCTACCGCCCCTGCCGCGTCGATGCGCGGCAATCTTCTGCTGTCGCAATGGCCGCCGGAAGACCTGTCCCGCTGGATGAACCAGTTGGAAGCGGTGGAGCTCCTGAAAGGCCGTGTGCTGTTCGAGGCCGGATCTCCGTCGGCCCATGTCTATTTCCCCACCACATCGATCGTGTCCCTGATCTACACGACGCATTCCGGCACCTCGTCGCAGGTGGCAATGGTCGGTCCGGAAGGTGCGGTCGGTCTGGCGGTGCTGATGGGGGGGGAATCGCCGGCCTGCCGGGCAGTGGTTCAACGCTCCGGCCTGGCCTGGCGCATGCGCAGCCAGACCTTGCGCGACGAATTCCAGCGCGGTGGCGCACCGGCCCAATGGCTGCTGCGCTATCTGCAATCGCTCATCACCCAGATTGCGCAGGCGGCCGTCTGCAATCGGCATCACTCGCTGGAACGGCAGTTGTGCCGCTGGCTGCTGATGTGCCTGGACCGCCAGCACGGCCACAGCGAACTGTCGGTGACCCAGGAATGGATCGCCAACATGCTGGGCGTGCGTCGGGAGGGCGTGACGGAGAGCGCTCAGCGCCTCCAGGCCGCCGGTCTGATCCGCTACACGCGCGGCCATATCGCCGCACTGGATCGACCGGGGCTGGAGGCCCGAGCCTGCGAGTGCTATGCCCTGCTCAAGCAGGACTTCCAACGGTTGCTGCCTCATCCCGAGACCGACGACACCGACGCGACCACCTCTGCCTACGCGCCGTTCGCCGTTCAGGCCTGA
- a CDS encoding heavy metal response regulator transcription factor gives MKLLVVEDEIKLADYLRNGLTQEGFVVDVAHDGVDGLHHATEGQYDLMVLDGMLPGIDGMAVLAALRQSDRTRRLPVLMLTARGQVEDRVRGLQGGADDYLVKPFAFSELVARLHVLMRRADSAPTTSATVLRLGDLEIDLLRRKAHRAGQRLDLTAKEFNLLTLLLRRTGEVLSRTELAEQVWDMNFDSETNVVEVAVRRLRAKLDVPFESPLLHTVRGMGYVLEQRVT, from the coding sequence ATGAAGCTTTTGGTGGTTGAAGACGAGATCAAATTGGCGGACTACCTGCGCAATGGCCTGACGCAGGAGGGCTTTGTGGTCGACGTGGCGCATGACGGCGTCGACGGGCTGCATCACGCCACCGAGGGCCAGTACGACCTGATGGTGCTCGACGGCATGCTGCCCGGCATTGACGGCATGGCGGTGCTGGCGGCGCTGCGGCAGTCCGACCGCACGCGTCGGCTGCCGGTGCTGATGCTCACCGCGCGGGGTCAGGTCGAGGACCGGGTGCGCGGCCTTCAAGGCGGCGCGGACGACTACCTGGTCAAGCCCTTCGCCTTCTCCGAACTCGTCGCGCGACTGCATGTGCTGATGCGCCGCGCCGACAGCGCTCCCACCACGTCGGCCACCGTGCTTCGCCTGGGCGACCTCGAGATCGACCTGCTGCGGCGCAAGGCCCACCGCGCCGGCCAGCGGCTGGACCTGACCGCCAAGGAATTCAATCTGCTGACCCTGTTGCTGCGGCGCACCGGCGAGGTCTTGTCCCGCACCGAACTGGCCGAACAGGTCTGGGACATGAATTTCGACAGTGAAACGAATGTGGTGGAAGTGGCCGTTCGTCGACTGCGGGCCAAGCTGGATGTGCCCTTCGAATCGCCGCTGCTGCACACGGTGCGCGGCATGGGCTATGTGCTTGAACAGCGTGTGACCTGA
- a CDS encoding ATP-binding protein — protein MPIWSPPFSLSFRAGGSITAKLRTIVWLMVLPTLLLSVIAGIAVFRAERRAVVNAALETAEALSLVTDREMAVRTALLKALTVSPSLREGRLQDFYREAARLADGSTNTIVLVTPDGQQLINTRIPWGQPLTRSPAFATGMQSGRRLIVSDLFHGPVDERYTFAVRVPVTVNGQAMLLGYGSPATELQQIFRDQPLPEGWLGVVLDRQGRVAARTRDPERRVGQVASDAMRQAIATTDRGVVDARTLDGVPVFTVFSRAPDSGWVVLIGLDRAELAKSAWAAFALTLSISTVFILVALWMVRRMARDIVEPLQKLREDAIRMGGGETVADGPTGVEEIDTVQHALATASRERAGSEHRLRAEIDAAVAETRSAQQAALRSQKLEALGRLTGGIAHDFNNLLQTMTTGLELARRLNSEPRGDAALAACQRATGKASQLTRQLLAFGRQQVGHEAVIDLRRQLPDLMELVGGAVGSAVEVHFKVDDALWSVKTDPVQLELAVLNLALNARDAMHGRGRLSVAADNQCVQAGQVHDLTPGEYVRIVVTDNGDGMNAEQISRAFEPFFTTKPVGQGTGLGLAQVYALARGAGGAATIHSKVGLGTEVAVWLPRTLALLDDAPAAAAPGQNRRYRGRVMLVEDDASVRELTAQSLEDLGFSVVTAPTADQALDLLRGGTPVDVVLSDIVMPGTRSGVDLARTLRVLKPTLPVVLASGHPVRIEEAPDVPLVAKPYEIHAVAAKLAEAMNQAGVAANTGEFLPGT, from the coding sequence ATGCCCATCTGGTCCCCGCCGTTCTCACTGTCCTTTCGCGCCGGGGGATCCATCACCGCCAAACTGCGCACCATCGTGTGGCTGATGGTGCTGCCGACGCTGCTGCTGTCGGTGATTGCCGGCATCGCCGTGTTCCGGGCCGAGCGCCGCGCGGTGGTGAATGCCGCACTGGAAACCGCCGAGGCGCTCAGCCTGGTCACCGACCGCGAGATGGCGGTGCGCACCGCGCTGCTAAAGGCGTTGACCGTCTCTCCCAGCTTGAGAGAGGGTCGCCTGCAGGATTTCTACCGCGAGGCCGCTCGGCTGGCGGACGGCTCCACCAACACCATCGTGCTGGTCACGCCCGACGGGCAGCAACTGATCAACACCCGGATTCCCTGGGGGCAGCCGCTGACGCGCTCGCCGGCGTTCGCCACCGGCATGCAGAGCGGGCGGCGGCTGATCGTGTCCGATCTCTTCCACGGCCCGGTGGATGAGCGCTACACCTTTGCGGTGCGGGTGCCGGTGACGGTCAACGGTCAGGCGATGTTGTTGGGTTACGGCAGTCCGGCGACGGAATTGCAGCAGATCTTTCGCGATCAGCCGCTGCCGGAAGGCTGGCTGGGGGTGGTGCTGGATCGCCAAGGCCGGGTGGCGGCGCGGACGCGGGATCCGGAGCGACGGGTGGGGCAGGTGGCCAGCGACGCGATGCGCCAGGCCATCGCCACCACCGACCGCGGCGTGGTCGATGCCCGCACGCTGGACGGCGTGCCGGTCTTCACCGTGTTCAGCCGTGCGCCGGATTCCGGCTGGGTGGTGCTGATCGGGCTGGACCGCGCGGAGCTGGCGAAGTCCGCCTGGGCCGCATTTGCATTGACCCTCTCGATCTCCACCGTCTTCATCCTGGTGGCGCTGTGGATGGTGCGCCGGATGGCCCGCGACATCGTCGAGCCCCTGCAAAAGCTCCGTGAGGACGCCATCCGGATGGGTGGTGGCGAGACGGTGGCGGACGGTCCCACCGGCGTGGAAGAAATCGACACGGTCCAGCATGCCTTGGCCACTGCCAGCCGCGAGCGCGCCGGCAGCGAGCATCGGCTGAGGGCGGAGATCGACGCGGCGGTGGCCGAGACGCGCAGCGCGCAGCAGGCGGCGTTGCGCAGCCAGAAGCTGGAAGCGCTGGGGCGATTGACCGGCGGCATTGCGCATGATTTCAACAACCTGCTTCAGACCATGACGACCGGCCTGGAGCTGGCCCGCCGTCTCAATTCAGAGCCGCGAGGCGATGCCGCCCTGGCCGCCTGTCAGCGCGCGACCGGCAAGGCTTCGCAACTGACTCGTCAGTTGCTGGCGTTCGGTCGGCAGCAGGTCGGGCATGAAGCGGTCATCGATTTGCGGCGGCAATTGCCCGATCTGATGGAACTGGTCGGCGGGGCGGTGGGCAGCGCGGTGGAGGTCCACTTCAAGGTCGACGACGCGCTCTGGTCAGTGAAGACCGATCCGGTCCAGCTGGAGCTGGCGGTGCTGAACCTGGCGCTCAACGCGCGGGATGCGATGCATGGTCGCGGTCGGCTGTCGGTCGCTGCGGACAACCAGTGTGTCCAGGCGGGCCAGGTGCATGACCTGACGCCGGGCGAGTATGTGCGCATCGTGGTGACGGACAACGGCGACGGCATGAATGCCGAACAGATCAGCCGAGCCTTCGAACCCTTCTTCACCACCAAACCGGTGGGCCAGGGCACGGGGCTGGGGCTGGCGCAGGTGTATGCGCTGGCGCGCGGTGCCGGCGGTGCGGCAACGATCCACAGCAAGGTCGGCCTGGGCACCGAGGTCGCGGTCTGGCTGCCTCGGACCCTGGCGCTCTTGGACGACGCACCCGCTGCGGCGGCGCCGGGACAGAACCGCCGTTACCGCGGGCGGGTGATGCTGGTGGAAGACGATGCCTCGGTGCGGGAGCTGACGGCGCAGTCTCTGGAGGACCTGGGCTTCAGCGTGGTGACCGCGCCGACCGCCGACCAGGCGCTGGACCTGCTGCGCGGTGGGACGCCGGTGGACGTGGTGCTGTCCGACATCGTCATGCCCGGGACCCGCAGCGGCGTGGACCTGGCGCGGACCCTTCGGGTGCTCAAGCCGACCTTGCCGGTGGTGCTGGCCAGCGGCCATCCGGTGCGGATCGAGGAGGCGCCCGATGTTCCGCTCGTCGCCAAACCGTATGAGATCCACGCCGTGGCGGCCAAGCTGGCCGAGGCGATGAACCAGGCCGGTGTAGCGGCCAACACCGGCGAGTTTTTGCCTGGGACCTGA
- the paoC gene encoding aldehyde oxidoreductase molybdenum-binding subunit PaoC: MKFDTPATTNPIDQLKVIGRPTDRIDGPRKTTGTAPYAYERHDVAANPAYGHIIGAGIAKGRILRIDLTAAEAAPGVLTIVTADSAGKLGHGKFNTAKLLGGPEVQHYHQAVAMVVAESFEQARAAAALVRIEYAPTAGSFSLDKAKGDAKPPKGDDSTPPSTQVGDFDGAFAKAALKIDETYTTPDQSHAMMEPHATIAVWAGDKLTVWTSNQMIDWGRGDLARTLNLPRANVRLISPFIGGGFGGKLFLRADVVMAALGAKAAGRPVKVALQRPLIINNTTHRPATIQRLRIGAERDGKITAISHESWSGDLPGGAPETAVAQTRLLYAGANRYTAMKLAVLDLPEGNAMRAPGEAPGLMALEIAMDELAERVGMDPVQFRIVNDTQVDPEKPERPYSQRHLAECLRTGAERFGWGRRASRPGERREGDWWIGMGVAAAFRNNLVMKSAARVRLDSRGMVIVETDMTDIGTGTYTIIAQTAAEMMGVGLDQVIVRLGDSALPVSAGSGGQWGGNSSTAGVYAACVKLREMVARQLGLDAKEAQQAVFADGQVRADRKSFALADAAGPDGLVAEDHMEYGDLDKKFQQSTFGGHFVEVGVHAYTGEVRVRRMLAVCAAGRILNPKAARSQVIGAMTMGVGAALMEELAVDEKRGFFVNHDLAGYEVPVHADIPHQEVIFLDETDPLSSPMKAKGVGELGICGVAAAVANAVYNATGVRVRDYPVTLDKLLAKMPKVA, translated from the coding sequence ATGAAGTTCGATACCCCCGCCACCACCAACCCGATCGATCAGCTCAAGGTCATCGGCCGACCCACCGACCGCATCGACGGCCCGCGCAAGACCACCGGCACCGCGCCCTATGCCTATGAGCGCCACGATGTGGCGGCGAACCCGGCGTATGGCCACATCATCGGTGCCGGCATTGCCAAGGGACGGATCCTGCGCATCGACCTGACAGCCGCGGAAGCGGCGCCGGGCGTGCTGACCATCGTCACCGCCGACAGCGCCGGCAAGCTCGGTCACGGCAAGTTCAACACCGCCAAGCTGCTCGGCGGGCCGGAGGTCCAGCACTACCACCAGGCCGTGGCCATGGTGGTGGCCGAGAGCTTCGAGCAAGCCCGCGCGGCTGCGGCGCTGGTCCGCATCGAGTACGCCCCCACCGCCGGCTCGTTCAGCCTGGATAAGGCCAAGGGCGACGCCAAACCGCCCAAAGGCGATGACAGCACGCCGCCCTCCACCCAGGTCGGCGACTTCGACGGCGCCTTCGCCAAGGCGGCCCTGAAGATCGACGAAACCTATACCACGCCCGACCAATCGCACGCCATGATGGAACCCCACGCGACCATCGCGGTGTGGGCCGGCGACAAGCTCACCGTCTGGACCTCCAACCAGATGATCGACTGGGGACGCGGCGACCTGGCCCGGACCCTGAACCTGCCGCGCGCCAATGTGCGCCTGATCTCGCCGTTCATCGGCGGTGGGTTTGGCGGCAAGCTGTTCCTGCGGGCGGATGTGGTGATGGCTGCGCTGGGCGCCAAGGCCGCCGGCCGGCCGGTGAAGGTGGCGCTGCAGCGGCCCCTGATCATCAACAACACCACCCACCGGCCCGCCACCATCCAGCGGCTGCGCATCGGGGCCGAGCGCGACGGCAAGATCACCGCCATCTCGCATGAAAGCTGGTCCGGCGATCTGCCAGGTGGCGCGCCCGAAACCGCGGTCGCCCAGACGCGATTGCTGTATGCCGGCGCCAACCGCTACACCGCGATGAAGCTGGCGGTCCTGGATCTGCCGGAGGGCAATGCGATGCGCGCCCCCGGCGAGGCGCCCGGCCTGATGGCGCTGGAGATCGCGATGGATGAGCTCGCCGAGCGGGTGGGCATGGATCCGGTGCAGTTCCGCATCGTCAATGACACCCAGGTCGATCCCGAGAAGCCGGAGCGGCCCTATTCGCAACGCCATCTGGCCGAGTGCCTGCGCACCGGTGCGGAGCGCTTCGGCTGGGGCCGTCGCGCCAGCCGTCCGGGTGAGCGCCGCGAGGGTGACTGGTGGATCGGCATGGGCGTGGCCGCGGCCTTCCGCAACAACCTGGTGATGAAGTCCGCCGCCCGGGTCCGTCTGGACAGCCGGGGCATGGTCATCGTCGAAACCGACATGACCGACATCGGCACCGGCACCTACACCATCATTGCGCAGACGGCGGCCGAGATGATGGGGGTGGGCCTGGACCAGGTGATCGTGCGACTGGGCGACTCGGCGCTGCCCGTGTCCGCCGGTTCCGGCGGCCAATGGGGCGGCAACAGTTCCACGGCCGGCGTGTACGCGGCCTGCGTGAAACTGCGGGAGATGGTGGCGCGCCAGCTCGGCCTCGATGCGAAGGAGGCGCAGCAAGCCGTCTTCGCCGACGGTCAGGTGCGCGCCGACCGCAAGTCCTTCGCCCTGGCAGACGCTGCCGGGCCGGACGGTCTGGTCGCCGAAGACCACATGGAATACGGCGACCTGGACAAGAAGTTCCAGCAATCCACCTTCGGCGGCCATTTTGTGGAGGTGGGGGTGCATGCCTATACCGGCGAGGTCCGCGTGCGCCGCATGCTGGCCGTGTGCGCCGCCGGCCGCATCCTGAATCCGAAAGCGGCCCGCAGCCAGGTCATCGGCGCGATGACCATGGGCGTGGGCGCGGCCTTGATGGAGGAGCTGGCGGTGGACGAGAAGCGTGGCTTCTTCGTCAACCACGACCTGGCGGGCTACGAAGTGCCGGTGCATGCCGACATTCCGCATCAGGAGGTGATCTTCCTGGACGAGACCGATCCGCTGTCCTCGCCGATGAAGGCCAAGGGCGTGGGCGAGCTCGGCATCTGCGGCGTGGCGGCCGCAGTGGCCAATGCGGTCTACAACGCCACCGGGGTGCGGGTAAGGGACTATCCGGTCACGCTCGACAAGCTGTTGGCCAAGATGCCGAAGGTCGCCTAG
- a CDS encoding FAD binding domain-containing protein produces MKPFTFERANSPAQAAAAAARQPGARFIAGGTNLLDLMKLQVETPPHLIDVNGLGLDKIEPTPEGGLRIGALVRNTDLAADDRVRRDYGVLSRALLAGASGQLRNRATTAGNLLQRTRCPYFYDTHQPCNKRQPGSGCGALDGVSRQHAVIGVSNRCIATHPSDMAVAMRLLDATVETVRADGQSRRIPIADFHRLPEQTPEVETQLAPGELITSVTLPRPIGGIHLYQKVRDRASYAFALVSVAAIVQRDGSGRLAVGGVAHKPWRVEAAEAELPRGSQAVAARLLAGASPTPDNAYKLPLVERTIAAVLHQARTPA; encoded by the coding sequence ATGAAGCCCTTCACCTTCGAACGCGCCAACAGCCCGGCGCAGGCCGCCGCCGCAGCGGCCCGCCAACCCGGCGCCCGGTTCATCGCCGGCGGCACCAATCTGCTGGACCTGATGAAGCTGCAGGTCGAGACGCCGCCCCACCTCATCGATGTGAACGGCCTGGGCCTGGACAAGATCGAGCCCACGCCTGAGGGCGGCCTGCGCATCGGCGCGCTGGTGCGCAACACCGACCTGGCCGCGGATGACCGGGTGCGGCGCGATTACGGCGTGTTGTCGCGGGCGCTGCTGGCCGGTGCCTCCGGCCAGTTGCGCAACCGCGCCACCACCGCCGGCAATCTGCTGCAACGCACTCGCTGCCCCTACTTCTACGACACCCACCAGCCCTGCAACAAGCGCCAGCCCGGCAGCGGTTGCGGCGCGCTGGACGGTGTGAGCCGCCAGCATGCGGTGATCGGCGTGAGCAACCGCTGCATCGCCACCCACCCCAGCGACATGGCGGTGGCGATGCGGCTGCTGGATGCGACGGTGGAGACGGTGCGGGCCGACGGCCAATCGCGCCGCATCCCGATCGCGGATTTCCACCGCCTGCCGGAGCAGACGCCAGAGGTCGAGACCCAACTCGCGCCCGGTGAGCTGATCACCTCGGTCACCCTGCCCCGGCCGATCGGCGGCATCCATCTCTATCAAAAGGTGCGGGACCGAGCGTCCTATGCCTTTGCCCTGGTGTCGGTGGCGGCGATCGTCCAGCGCGACGGCAGTGGCCGACTGGCCGTGGGCGGCGTGGCGCACAAACCCTGGCGCGTGGAGGCGGCCGAGGCCGAACTGCCGCGCGGGTCCCAGGCCGTGGCCGCCCGGCTGCTGGCAGGCGCCAGCCCCACGCCCGACAACGCCTACAAGCTGCCGCTGGTGGAACGCACCATCGCGGCCGTGCTCCATCAAGCGAGGACGCCGGCATGA
- the paoA gene encoding aldehyde dehydrogenase iron-sulfur subunit PaoA, which produces MTYGAAPHSSENAPTLATDGAADVALAVCGNGDRRTAAAPRDGFEMLDPQLSRRHLLIAGSACAAGVGLSTEVVAQGGPRNAHPAQEKLVAMSRVTLQVNGQSHTLELDNRTTLLDALREHLKLTGTKKGCDHGQCGACTVLLDGRRVNACLTLAVMHEGAQLTTIEGLGQPDKLHPMQAAFVRHDGYQCGYCTPGQICSAVAVLDELRAGVPSHVSQDLTARPLLSAEELRERMSGNLCRCGAYANIIDAITEVAGRPA; this is translated from the coding sequence GTGACGTACGGCGCCGCCCCGCACAGCAGCGAGAATGCGCCGACCCTCGCGACGGACGGCGCGGCCGACGTGGCCCTCGCCGTGTGCGGCAACGGCGATCGCCGGACCGCCGCCGCTCCCCGCGATGGGTTCGAGATGCTCGATCCGCAGCTCTCCCGGCGACACCTGCTGATCGCCGGAAGCGCCTGTGCGGCGGGTGTCGGTCTGTCTACCGAGGTGGTCGCCCAGGGCGGCCCCCGCAACGCCCACCCGGCGCAGGAGAAGCTCGTGGCCATGTCACGCGTCACATTGCAGGTCAACGGCCAGTCGCACACGCTGGAGTTGGACAACCGCACCACCTTGCTGGATGCCCTGCGCGAACATCTGAAACTCACCGGCACCAAGAAGGGCTGCGACCACGGGCAATGCGGTGCCTGCACCGTGCTGCTGGACGGTCGTCGCGTCAATGCCTGTCTCACGCTGGCGGTGATGCATGAAGGCGCCCAGCTCACCACGATCGAAGGCCTCGGCCAGCCCGACAAGCTGCATCCGATGCAGGCGGCCTTCGTGCGCCATGACGGCTACCAGTGTGGCTACTGCACCCCCGGCCAGATCTGCTCGGCCGTGGCGGTGCTGGATGAACTCCGGGCCGGCGTGCCCAGCCATGTCAGCCAGGACCTCACCGCCCGGCCGCTGCTGTCCGCCGAGGAATTGCGCGAGCGGATGAGCGGCAACCTCTGTCGCTGTGGGGCCTACGCCAACATCATCGATGCGATCACCGAGGTCGCCGGGAGGCCCGCATGA
- a CDS encoding DUF3606 domain-containing protein, whose amino-acid sequence MPEETSNTHGSDRNHVNVLDDYELRYWGERFGVSDTLVKHAVDAVGTSAKSVEEWLQAHR is encoded by the coding sequence ATGCCTGAAGAGACCTCCAACACCCACGGCTCCGACCGCAACCATGTGAACGTGCTCGACGACTACGAGCTGCGCTACTGGGGCGAACGCTTCGGCGTCTCCGACACCCTGGTCAAGCATGCGGTCGACGCGGTTGGCACCAGTGCGAAGTCGGTGGAGGAGTGGCTGCAGGCCCATCGCTGA